From the Synechococcus sp. HK01-R genome, one window contains:
- a CDS encoding allophycocyanin, whose amino-acid sequence MSIVSNSIINADAEARYLSPGELDQIKAFVGGGQRRLRVAQVLCESRERIVKQAAGQLFQKRPDVISPGGNAYGEEMTATCLRDMDYYLRLVTYGVVAGDVTPIEEIGVIGAKELYRSLGTPLEAMASAVREMKIVAMGLLTGADAEEAGTYFDYVVGALA is encoded by the coding sequence ATGAGCATCGTCTCCAACTCGATCATCAACGCGGACGCCGAAGCCCGCTATCTCAGCCCTGGCGAACTCGACCAGATCAAGGCTTTCGTCGGTGGCGGCCAGCGCCGTCTCCGCGTCGCCCAGGTTCTCTGCGAGAGCCGTGAGCGCATCGTTAAGCAAGCAGCTGGTCAGCTATTCCAGAAGCGCCCCGACGTCATCTCCCCAGGCGGCAACGCTTACGGCGAAGAAATGACCGCCACCTGCCTGCGCGACATGGATTACTACCTGCGCCTGGTGACCTACGGAGTCGTCGCCGGCGACGTCACCCCCATTGAAGAGATCGGCGTCATCGGCGCGAAAGAGCTGTATCGCTCCCTGGGCACTCCTCTGGAAGCCATGGCCTCGGCCGTGCGTGAAATGAAGATCGTGGCCATGGGCCTCCTCACCGGCGCCGACGCTGAAGAAGCCGGCACCTACTTCGACTACGTGGTGGGCGCTCTCGCCTGA
- the apcB gene encoding allophycocyanin subunit beta, whose protein sequence is MQDAITNVINKSDVQGLYLDTASMSNLEQYFASGELRVRAAATISANASGIIRDAVAKALLYSDITRPGGNMYTTRRYAACIRDLDYYLRYSTYAMLAGDTSILDERVLNGLKETYNSLGVPIGATVQAIQAMKEVVAGLVGPDAGKEMGVYLDYICSGLGN, encoded by the coding sequence ATGCAAGACGCCATCACCAACGTCATCAACAAGTCCGACGTTCAGGGCTTGTATCTCGACACTGCCTCGATGAGCAATCTCGAGCAGTATTTCGCCAGCGGTGAGCTCCGTGTGCGTGCAGCTGCCACCATCAGCGCCAACGCTTCTGGAATCATCCGCGACGCCGTCGCCAAGGCACTGCTCTACTCGGACATCACTCGTCCTGGTGGAAACATGTACACCACCCGTCGCTATGCAGCCTGCATCCGCGACCTCGACTACTACCTGCGTTATTCGACCTACGCCATGCTGGCGGGTGACACCTCCATCCTCGATGAGCGTGTCCTCAACGGCCTCAAGGAGACCTACAACTCCCTGGGCGTGCCCATCGGTGCCACCGTTCAGGCCATCCAAGCCATGAAGGAAGTGGTTGCAGGCCTGGTCGGTCCTGATGCCGGTAAGGAAATGGGTGTCTACCTCGACTACATCTGCTCTGGCCTCGGCAACTGA
- a CDS encoding phycobilisome linker polypeptide yields MRLFKVTACIPSPEKVRTQRELQNTFFTKWVPYESWFAEQQRIMKQGGRILKVELCSGRPQVNVGN; encoded by the coding sequence ATGCGCTTGTTCAAAGTCACCGCCTGCATTCCCTCACCTGAAAAGGTGCGGACGCAGCGCGAATTACAGAACACCTTCTTCACGAAATGGGTTCCCTACGAGAGCTGGTTCGCTGAGCAGCAGCGCATCATGAAGCAAGGGGGGCGGATCCTAAAAGTTGAGCTCTGCAGCGGTCGCCCTCAGGTGAACGTCGGCAACTGA
- a CDS encoding FtsW/RodA/SpoVE family cell cycle protein translates to MTTAVQGPFLQRQLPLDWSLWPAEARLLISLTAIWSLAGLLVLASASWWVASREMGEGAYYLKRQIIWMVASWGLLATAISTDLRRWMKLAGPALWIGTLLVAATLVFGSTVNGASRWLVIGPLQIQPSELVKPFVVLQAANLFAHWKRSAPDQKLLWLGSFAALILLILKQPNLSTAALTGLLLWLMAFSAGLRLRTLFGTALAGAALGVSSIMINEYQRLRVISFLDPWQDPQGDGYQLVQSLLAIGSGGLFGQGFGLSTQKLQYLPIQSTDFIFAVYAEEFGFIGSLMLLMFLMLIGFIGLRVALRCRSNQARLTAIGCTILLIGQSLMNLAVASGAMPTTGLPLPMISYGGNSLMSSLLIAGLLIRCSLESSGLVGGRRLKQNGGRRHQPRRPSR, encoded by the coding sequence GTGACAACAGCGGTCCAGGGGCCGTTCCTGCAACGCCAGCTGCCACTGGATTGGTCGCTCTGGCCTGCGGAGGCCAGGCTGCTGATCAGCCTCACGGCAATCTGGAGCCTGGCGGGACTGCTGGTGCTCGCGTCCGCCAGCTGGTGGGTTGCCAGCCGGGAAATGGGAGAAGGGGCTTACTACCTCAAGCGACAGATCATCTGGATGGTGGCCAGCTGGGGACTCTTAGCCACCGCAATCAGCACTGACCTTCGGCGCTGGATGAAGCTCGCCGGCCCGGCTCTCTGGATCGGCACCCTGCTTGTCGCGGCCACCCTCGTGTTCGGCAGCACCGTGAATGGTGCGAGCCGCTGGCTCGTCATCGGCCCTCTTCAGATCCAACCGTCGGAACTCGTCAAACCATTCGTGGTGCTTCAGGCCGCGAACCTCTTTGCCCATTGGAAACGGAGCGCTCCTGATCAAAAGCTGCTCTGGCTGGGCAGCTTCGCGGCTTTGATTCTGCTGATCCTCAAACAACCGAACCTGAGCACAGCAGCTTTGACGGGCCTACTCCTCTGGCTCATGGCATTCTCTGCCGGGCTACGCCTGCGCACCTTGTTCGGTACCGCCCTGGCGGGCGCCGCCTTGGGAGTCAGCAGCATCATGATCAACGAATACCAGCGTCTACGGGTGATCTCGTTCCTGGATCCCTGGCAGGACCCCCAGGGAGATGGCTATCAACTGGTGCAGAGTCTGCTCGCCATCGGTTCAGGGGGGCTGTTCGGCCAGGGTTTCGGACTCTCGACCCAGAAGCTGCAGTATCTGCCCATTCAGAGCACAGATTTCATTTTTGCCGTCTACGCAGAGGAGTTCGGCTTCATCGGCTCGTTGATGCTGCTGATGTTCCTGATGTTGATCGGCTTCATCGGCCTGCGCGTCGCCCTGCGCTGCCGGAGTAACCAGGCCAGGCTGACGGCGATCGGATGCACCATCCTGCTGATTGGCCAGTCGCTGATGAACCTGGCCGTCGCCTCTGGAGCCATGCCCACAACGGGACTGCCGTTACCGATGATCAGCTATGGGGGCAACTCTTTGATGTCGAGTCTTTTGATCGCCGGCCTTCTGATCCGTTGCTCCCTTGAATCCAGCGGTCTGGTCGGAGGTCGCAGGCTGAAACAAAACGGGGGGCGGAGGCACCAGCCAAGGCGGCCCTCTCGATAA
- a CDS encoding cytochrome c biogenesis CcdA family protein, protein MLTQALTHPGPITLGLVFAGGALTSLGPCSLSLLPVTLAYLAGFEGRQSPWQRSLLFCSGIVVALVLLGSLSGLLGRIYGQVPNAVPTVVAVLAVVMGLNLLGLLRVPLPAGPDPTQWSRRIPAPLAPVAAGLAFGLAASPCTTPVLAVLLGWIATSGSPLIGMLLLTCFGFGQVLPLLLAGSAAASVPNLLALRPIGRWVPPVSGVVLITTGALTLLSRWL, encoded by the coding sequence CTGCTGACCCAGGCCCTGACCCACCCTGGGCCCATCACCCTTGGCTTGGTCTTTGCCGGTGGCGCACTCACGAGCCTCGGTCCCTGCTCTCTTTCCCTGCTTCCCGTCACTCTGGCTTACCTAGCGGGGTTTGAAGGCCGCCAAAGCCCTTGGCAGCGAAGCCTGCTCTTCTGCAGCGGGATTGTTGTTGCACTCGTGCTGCTGGGCAGCCTCAGCGGCCTGCTGGGGAGGATCTACGGCCAGGTGCCGAATGCCGTGCCGACAGTGGTCGCGGTGCTTGCTGTGGTGATGGGGCTTAACTTGCTTGGTCTCCTGCGGGTGCCTCTTCCTGCAGGACCGGACCCGACCCAGTGGAGCCGCCGTATACCGGCCCCCTTGGCACCAGTGGCTGCTGGCCTCGCCTTCGGATTGGCCGCCTCCCCCTGCACAACCCCGGTACTCGCTGTTCTGCTCGGATGGATCGCCACCAGCGGCAGCCCCTTGATCGGCATGCTGCTGCTCACCTGTTTCGGTTTCGGCCAGGTGCTTCCGCTGCTGCTGGCAGGAAGCGCAGCAGCGAGCGTTCCCAACCTGCTGGCCCTACGCCCAATCGGCCGCTGGGTGCCACCGGTGAGCGGCGTGGTACTCATCACCACCGGTGCACTCACCCTGCTCTCGCGCTGGCTGTGA
- a CDS encoding cytochrome c biogenesis protein ResB, whose product MTALRRLAALLSDLRLAIALLLLIAIASAFGTILPQGEDPALYLDRFNNDPWLGLINGDRMLALQLDHVYSSFWFLSLLGWLGLALILCSWRRQWPALQTALRWIDYREPRQLSKLALAESLSLDDASTGLRRLASSLRERGWQVQEHGERFSARRGVVGRVGPLLVHTGLVLLMLGAAWGALAGHRLERYLAPGRSLDLLNRQGESQLTLTLEQFAIERDPAGRPEQFRSVLELQAPNDASPSIHEISVNHPLRFRGMTVYQADWSLAAITVQLGNSPRLQLPLQTFPELGDQLWGLVLPTRPDGSEPVLLALSTEEGPVQVFGSGGDSLANLRPGGAAAEINGLPLRVWDVMPASGLLLKRDPGVPLVYAGFAITLLGGGLSLVATRQLWAILDPEGRKLHVGGLCNRNLGGFARELPELISKAGGCRD is encoded by the coding sequence ATGACAGCGCTTCGACGTCTGGCAGCTCTGCTATCCGATCTACGGCTGGCCATTGCGCTGCTGCTGCTGATCGCGATCGCCAGTGCCTTCGGCACCATCCTTCCTCAGGGGGAAGATCCTGCGCTTTACCTCGATCGCTTTAACAACGATCCCTGGCTGGGACTGATCAACGGCGATCGAATGCTCGCCCTCCAGCTGGATCATGTTTACAGCAGCTTCTGGTTTCTCAGTCTTCTCGGCTGGCTCGGGCTGGCCTTAATCCTCTGCAGCTGGCGACGCCAATGGCCCGCTCTCCAGACCGCCCTCCGTTGGATTGATTACCGCGAACCGCGTCAGCTCAGCAAACTGGCCCTGGCCGAGAGCCTGAGCCTCGATGACGCGAGCACGGGGCTCCGACGGCTGGCGAGCAGCCTCAGGGAGCGTGGTTGGCAAGTTCAGGAGCACGGGGAACGTTTCAGTGCACGCCGGGGAGTGGTAGGCCGCGTTGGCCCGCTACTTGTGCACACGGGGCTTGTCCTGCTGATGCTGGGTGCCGCCTGGGGGGCACTGGCTGGTCATCGCCTCGAGCGCTATCTGGCACCTGGGCGCAGTCTCGACCTTCTGAATCGCCAGGGAGAGAGCCAGCTCACCCTCACCCTCGAGCAGTTCGCGATCGAAAGGGATCCCGCTGGGCGGCCCGAGCAGTTCCGCTCGGTTTTAGAGCTTCAGGCGCCTAACGACGCCAGCCCCTCCATCCACGAGATCAGCGTCAACCACCCACTCCGTTTTCGCGGGATGACGGTGTATCAGGCCGACTGGTCACTGGCGGCAATCACGGTGCAATTGGGCAACAGCCCAAGGCTGCAACTTCCTCTGCAGACCTTTCCGGAACTCGGAGATCAGCTCTGGGGTCTGGTGCTCCCCACCCGGCCGGATGGCAGCGAACCAGTGCTTCTAGCCCTCAGCACCGAAGAGGGCCCTGTGCAGGTGTTTGGCAGCGGCGGCGACTCCTTGGCCAATCTGCGCCCAGGGGGGGCGGCAGCAGAAATCAATGGTCTGCCGCTGCGTGTGTGGGACGTGATGCCAGCCAGCGGTCTGCTGCTGAAACGTGATCCTGGAGTCCCTCTGGTCTATGCAGGCTTTGCTATCACCCTGCTGGGGGGCGGCCTGAGCCTGGTGGCCACCCGTCAGCTCTGGGCCATCCTTGACCCCGAAGGCAGGAAGCTGCATGTGGGCGGCCTCTGCAATCGCAACCTGGGGGGCTTCGCCCGGGAGCTGCCGGAGCTCATCAGCAAGGCTGGCGGCTGCCGTGACTGA
- the queF gene encoding preQ(1) synthase: MASSASETTRTPLYGERAIAEAELICFDNPRPGRPYEVAIELPEFTCLCPFSGYPDFAVLRLLYQPGPRVVELKAIKLYVNSYRDRTISHEEVANRILDDLVAACDPVWMQLEADFHPRGNVHTVVRVSHGSRQPC, encoded by the coding sequence TTGGCTTCCTCCGCCTCTGAAACCACCCGCACTCCCCTCTATGGCGAGCGTGCCATCGCCGAGGCCGAGTTGATTTGCTTCGACAATCCCCGTCCTGGGCGTCCCTATGAGGTGGCGATTGAACTACCTGAATTCACGTGTCTCTGCCCCTTCTCGGGATATCCGGATTTCGCGGTTTTGCGTTTGCTCTACCAACCCGGTCCCCGGGTGGTGGAGCTGAAGGCCATCAAGCTTTATGTGAACAGCTATCGCGATCGCACCATCTCCCATGAAGAGGTGGCCAACAGGATCCTTGATGATCTTGTGGCGGCCTGTGATCCGGTCTGGATGCAGCTGGAGGCAGATTTCCACCCCCGCGGCAATGTGCACACCGTCGTACGTGTCAGTCACGGCAGCCGCCAGCCTTGCTGA
- a CDS encoding DUF4278 domain-containing protein has product MSVKQRTYRGVAYDANQHEQPSQTKVDHTYRGQHYEAPLRHESADADASVELHYRGNTYQHRQAEASQQANR; this is encoded by the coding sequence ATGTCTGTCAAACAACGCACTTATCGAGGCGTCGCTTATGACGCCAACCAACACGAGCAGCCAAGCCAAACCAAGGTCGATCACACCTACCGCGGTCAGCATTACGAGGCTCCGCTCCGCCATGAGTCCGCCGATGCCGACGCCAGTGTCGAGCTGCACTACCGCGGCAACACCTATCAGCACAGGCAAGCGGAAGCCAGCCAGCAGGCCAACCGCTGA
- a CDS encoding P-II family nitrogen regulator: protein MKKVEAIIRPFKLEDVKLALVNAGIVGMTVSEVRGFGRQKGQVERYRGSEFTVEFLQKLKIEVVVDDARVDTVVTAIADAAKTGEIGDGKIFISPVDTVVRIRTGDRDGSAL, encoded by the coding sequence ATGAAAAAAGTCGAGGCGATCATCCGCCCCTTCAAGCTGGAAGACGTGAAATTGGCCCTTGTCAATGCCGGCATCGTTGGCATGACTGTGAGTGAAGTGCGTGGTTTCGGTCGCCAGAAAGGCCAAGTGGAGCGCTATCGGGGATCTGAGTTCACGGTGGAATTCCTCCAGAAGCTGAAGATCGAGGTCGTTGTCGATGACGCCCGCGTCGACACGGTCGTCACCGCCATCGCCGATGCCGCGAAAACCGGCGAAATCGGCGATGGCAAGATTTTCATTTCACCTGTCGACACAGTGGTGCGCATCCGCACCGGGGACCGCGACGGCTCGGCACTCTGA
- a CDS encoding TlyA family RNA methyltransferase has translation MARKQRLDLHLLTLGLVPSRQQAQQLIRAGRVRDVHGQLLDKPGVEVAPDLEVIVEQPPRFVSRGGDKLLAALEAFPLQLDGRICLDGGISTGGFTDCLLQHGAAKVYGIDVGYGQTAWSLRTDERVVLRERTNLRRLTPDELFDVDDPRPTLAVADVSFISLGLVLPALRGLLDPTKAEAVLLVKPQFEVGRERVGKGGVVRDPDAHRDALIGVIDAASPLGWNPHGLVASPITGPAGNHEYLLWLAQGAPVQMPTAESLQALARATLGL, from the coding sequence ATGGCCCGTAAACAACGACTGGATCTGCATCTGCTGACCCTTGGCCTGGTGCCTTCGCGTCAGCAGGCCCAGCAGCTCATCCGTGCAGGTCGGGTGCGGGATGTCCATGGACAACTCCTGGACAAACCTGGTGTCGAGGTCGCCCCTGATCTTGAGGTGATCGTCGAACAGCCCCCTCGCTTCGTCTCCAGGGGTGGCGACAAGTTGCTTGCGGCTCTGGAAGCTTTCCCTTTGCAATTGGATGGACGCATCTGCCTGGATGGCGGGATCTCCACGGGTGGTTTCACCGACTGCCTCCTGCAGCACGGGGCCGCCAAGGTGTACGGCATTGATGTGGGCTACGGGCAGACGGCCTGGAGCTTGCGAACGGATGAGCGGGTGGTGCTGAGGGAACGAACAAACCTGCGTCGTCTCACGCCAGACGAGCTCTTCGATGTGGATGACCCCAGGCCCACATTGGCGGTCGCCGATGTGTCGTTCATCTCTCTGGGCCTAGTGCTTCCAGCACTACGGGGCCTGCTGGATCCGACGAAAGCGGAGGCGGTGTTGTTGGTGAAGCCTCAGTTTGAGGTGGGTCGGGAACGGGTCGGTAAAGGAGGTGTGGTGCGGGACCCTGATGCCCATCGGGATGCCCTGATTGGGGTGATCGATGCAGCATCACCACTGGGTTGGAACCCCCATGGTCTCGTGGCATCACCGATCACCGGTCCGGCTGGAAACCACGAATATTTGCTTTGGCTCGCCCAGGGAGCCCCAGTGCAGATGCCTACAGCTGAAAGCTTGCAGGCGCTGGCAAGGGCAACCCTGGGGCTCTAG
- the purB gene encoding adenylosuccinate lyase — MIERYTLPEMGALWTDRAKYQSWLDVEVAACEANCSLGRVPEDAMQDIRTKSAFEPERILEIEAEVRHDVIAFLTNVNEHVGDAGRYIHVGMTSSDVLDTGLALQLKASVALLRQELAALDAAIAKLASEHKSTVMIGRSHAIHGEPITFGFKLAGWLAETRRNADRLERLEKDVAVGQISGAMGTYANTDPEVERLTCERLGLTPDTASTQVISRDRHADYIQTLALVGASLDRFATEIRNLQRTDVLEVEESFAKGQKGSSAMPHKRNPIRSERISGLARVLRSYVVAALENVALWHERDISHSSTERMMLPDCSVTLHFMLREMTAVVAGLGVYPDNMRRNMNVYGGVVFSQRVLLGLVDAGMSREDAYRVVQRNAHTAWNSNGGDFRANLAADPEVTDKLSAEQLANCFSTDLHQSNLGVIWERLGL; from the coding sequence TTGATCGAGAGATACACCCTGCCTGAGATGGGCGCGCTCTGGACTGACCGGGCGAAATATCAGAGCTGGCTCGATGTAGAGGTCGCCGCCTGCGAAGCCAACTGCAGCCTTGGCCGTGTGCCAGAAGACGCCATGCAGGACATTCGCACGAAATCGGCCTTCGAGCCGGAGCGAATCCTGGAGATCGAGGCCGAAGTGCGTCACGACGTGATCGCTTTCCTCACGAATGTGAATGAACACGTCGGCGATGCGGGTCGCTACATCCACGTGGGCATGACCAGCAGCGATGTGCTGGACACTGGCTTGGCTCTGCAACTGAAAGCATCGGTGGCTCTGCTGCGTCAGGAGCTAGCCGCCCTGGATGCAGCCATCGCCAAGTTGGCCTCTGAGCACAAGTCCACGGTGATGATCGGCCGCTCCCACGCGATTCATGGGGAACCGATCACCTTCGGATTCAAGCTGGCCGGCTGGCTCGCGGAGACCCGTCGCAATGCCGATCGCCTCGAGCGGCTGGAAAAGGATGTGGCCGTAGGCCAGATCAGCGGCGCCATGGGCACCTACGCCAACACGGATCCTGAAGTTGAACGCCTCACCTGCGAGCGCCTCGGCCTCACTCCAGACACCGCCAGCACCCAGGTGATCTCCCGTGATCGTCACGCCGATTACATCCAAACTTTGGCCCTCGTCGGCGCCTCGCTCGACCGATTCGCGACCGAGATCCGCAACTTGCAACGGACTGACGTTCTTGAAGTGGAAGAGAGCTTTGCCAAAGGGCAGAAGGGCAGTTCCGCCATGCCCCACAAGCGCAATCCAATCCGCAGCGAACGCATCAGCGGCCTCGCGCGGGTGCTGCGGAGCTACGTAGTAGCCGCTCTCGAGAACGTCGCCCTCTGGCATGAACGCGACATCAGCCACAGTTCCACCGAGCGGATGATGCTTCCCGACTGCTCGGTGACACTGCACTTCATGCTGCGGGAGATGACGGCCGTTGTCGCCGGTCTGGGGGTCTATCCCGACAACATGCGTCGCAACATGAACGTGTATGGCGGCGTGGTCTTCAGCCAACGCGTGCTTCTTGGCTTGGTGGATGCCGGGATGAGCCGAGAGGATGCCTATCGGGTGGTTCAGCGCAACGCCCACACCGCCTGGAACAGCAACGGCGGCGACTTCCGGGCCAACCTGGCGGCAGATCCTGAAGTCACTGACAAACTCAGCGCCGAGCAGCTAGCTAACTGCTTCAGCACAGATCTACACCAGTCCAATCTCGGCGTGATCTGGGAGCGACTGGGACTCTGA
- a CDS encoding adenylosuccinate lyase produces the protein MFWTPYADWIYVVVSVSGLLLIIAMVLRPNPKR, from the coding sequence ATGTTCTGGACCCCCTACGCAGACTGGATCTATGTGGTGGTGAGCGTCAGTGGCTTGCTGCTGATCATCGCCATGGTGCTCAGGCCCAATCCAAAACGATGA
- the fumC gene encoding class II fumarate hydratase, producing MTNTTRIETDSMGPIAVPTEALWGAQTQRSLQNFAISQDTVPLELIHALARIKQVAAVVNTRLGVLDQERCALIVEAAAAVAEGQHDAHFPLRVWQTGSGTQTNMNLNEVISNLAALSAGEPMGSHRPVHPNDHVNRSQSTNDAFPAAIHVATAEGISRRLVPELQRLHEALAKKADAWNGIVKIGRTHLQDAVPLTLGQEVSAWRDQIGTATERIDACLAEVLPLPLGGTAVGTGLNAPDGFAEQAAAELARLTGLPFRSAPNKFAVMASHDGLVHAMGQLRLLAVTLLKIANDIRLLACGPRAGLAELHLPENEPGSSIMPGKVNPTQCEAMAMVCTQVIGLDAAVAMAGAGGHLQMNVYKPLIGFNLLQAITLLTDACRCFRVAMVEGMEPNLSRIQRDVEQSLMLVTPLAPVIGYDKASAIAKYAHEQGTSLRDAALELGYVSADDFDRIVDPAAMTVPHG from the coding sequence ATGACGAACACCACCAGGATCGAGACCGACAGCATGGGGCCGATTGCGGTTCCCACCGAGGCTCTTTGGGGAGCCCAGACCCAGCGCTCGCTCCAGAATTTCGCCATCAGCCAAGACACTGTTCCCCTGGAACTGATCCACGCCCTGGCACGGATCAAACAGGTGGCCGCCGTGGTGAACACCCGCCTGGGCGTTCTCGATCAGGAGCGTTGCGCTCTGATTGTGGAGGCGGCGGCGGCGGTCGCCGAAGGCCAGCACGATGCCCACTTCCCCTTACGGGTCTGGCAGACCGGCAGCGGCACCCAGACCAACATGAACCTCAATGAGGTGATCAGCAATCTCGCGGCCCTATCCGCTGGCGAGCCCATGGGGAGCCACAGGCCGGTGCATCCGAATGATCACGTCAATCGTTCGCAATCGACCAATGACGCCTTCCCGGCCGCCATCCACGTTGCAACCGCCGAAGGGATCAGCCGTCGCTTAGTGCCTGAACTGCAACGACTGCACGAGGCCTTGGCCAAGAAAGCCGACGCCTGGAACGGGATTGTGAAAATCGGCCGCACCCACCTGCAGGACGCGGTACCGCTCACCCTGGGCCAGGAAGTGTCCGCCTGGCGCGACCAGATCGGCACAGCGACCGAGCGGATCGATGCCTGCCTCGCCGAAGTGCTGCCTCTCCCCCTTGGCGGCACGGCCGTGGGCACAGGCCTGAACGCACCCGATGGCTTTGCAGAGCAGGCCGCCGCCGAGCTTGCACGCCTCACCGGCCTGCCCTTCCGCTCAGCGCCAAACAAATTTGCCGTGATGGCCAGCCATGACGGCCTGGTGCATGCCATGGGTCAGCTGCGGCTGCTGGCGGTGACACTGCTGAAGATCGCCAACGACATCCGCTTGCTGGCTTGCGGCCCCCGCGCCGGCCTGGCCGAACTCCATCTGCCGGAAAACGAACCCGGCAGCTCGATCATGCCCGGCAAGGTGAATCCCACCCAGTGCGAGGCAATGGCGATGGTGTGCACCCAGGTGATCGGTCTCGATGCCGCTGTGGCCATGGCGGGAGCCGGTGGCCACCTGCAGATGAACGTCTACAAACCGCTGATCGGCTTCAATCTGCTCCAGGCGATCACCCTGCTCACGGATGCCTGCCGCTGCTTCCGGGTGGCGATGGTGGAAGGGATGGAACCGAACCTCAGCCGCATTCAACGCGACGTCGAGCAATCCCTGATGCTCGTGACGCCCCTGGCACCGGTAATCGGTTACGACAAAGCCAGTGCCATCGCCAAATATGCCCATGAGCAGGGAACGAGCCTTCGCGATGCCGCCCTGGAGCTGGGCTACGTCAGCGCTGATGATTTTGACCGGATCGTGGATCCGGCCGCGATGACCGTGCCGCACGGATAA